A section of the Microbacterium forte genome encodes:
- a CDS encoding anaerobic C4-dicarboxylate transporter family protein, producing the protein MNDNVWILIAQLIVVILAIYMGTRTSGIGLGVWGLVGVAVLIFVFGEAPGNAPVDAVFIVITVITAASTMQAAGGIDWMVSVAAKVIRRKPKSVVFLAPAMSFLFTVGAGTGNIFYPLLPVIYDVSYQQKIRPERALSVSAVASQVGILCSPVSAATASMVVLLAPQGVDLGGLLLIMWPASIAGLFVAALVMMRHGKDLEDDPEFQRRLESHQIKPPVVDAHDTKLPRTAVLSAALFLIGVGVIVLFGLFEGLRPVIGTDDAGDPVRLSVTVIIEVVMGIIAALIFVFCKVKAADVPKQPTFPAGIVGAIALFGIAWLANTFVAANQTLIVDGLGSVVSGSSAFLGALLFALALFAVAMLTTSQSSATNAIVPIGITIGLPAPLLVGLWPSTMGIYTLPANGSQVATVAFDQTGTTKMGKFVFDHSFQLPNLVYVGVAIVVGVVLSFLFS; encoded by the coding sequence ATGAACGACAACGTGTGGATCCTCATCGCCCAACTGATCGTCGTCATCCTCGCGATCTACATGGGCACCCGCACCAGCGGGATCGGTCTGGGAGTGTGGGGTCTCGTCGGTGTGGCCGTGCTCATCTTCGTCTTCGGAGAGGCCCCGGGCAACGCACCGGTGGATGCGGTCTTCATCGTCATCACGGTGATCACCGCCGCATCCACCATGCAGGCCGCCGGAGGCATCGACTGGATGGTCTCGGTCGCCGCCAAGGTGATCAGGCGCAAACCCAAGTCGGTCGTCTTCCTCGCACCGGCGATGTCGTTCCTCTTCACGGTCGGAGCGGGCACCGGGAACATCTTCTACCCGTTGCTCCCGGTGATCTACGACGTGTCGTACCAGCAGAAGATCCGACCGGAGCGCGCGCTGTCGGTCTCGGCCGTGGCCTCGCAGGTCGGCATCCTCTGCTCCCCCGTCTCCGCCGCGACGGCCTCGATGGTCGTGCTGCTGGCGCCCCAGGGCGTCGACCTCGGTGGACTACTGCTGATCATGTGGCCGGCGTCGATCGCCGGTCTCTTCGTCGCCGCACTCGTGATGATGCGGCACGGCAAAGACCTCGAGGACGACCCCGAATTCCAGCGCCGTCTCGAGAGTCACCAGATCAAGCCACCGGTGGTGGACGCGCACGACACGAAGCTGCCGCGCACCGCGGTGCTGTCGGCCGCGCTGTTCCTGATCGGCGTCGGCGTCATCGTGCTGTTCGGGCTCTTCGAGGGGCTGCGCCCGGTGATCGGCACGGATGACGCCGGCGACCCCGTTCGTCTGAGCGTGACCGTCATCATCGAGGTGGTGATGGGCATCATCGCGGCTCTCATCTTCGTGTTCTGCAAGGTCAAGGCCGCAGACGTGCCGAAGCAGCCGACGTTCCCCGCCGGTATCGTCGGTGCGATCGCCCTGTTCGGCATCGCCTGGCTCGCCAACACGTTCGTCGCGGCGAACCAGACGCTCATCGTCGATGGCCTCGGCTCGGTGGTCTCGGGATCGTCGGCGTTCCTCGGCGCGCTGCTCTTCGCGCTCGCCCTGTTCGCCGTCGCGATGCTGACCACGAGCCAATCCAGTGCGACCAACGCGATCGTCCCGATCGGCATCACGATCGGGCTGCCCGCGCCGCTGCTGGTGGGGCTCTGGCCGTCGACCATGGGCATCTACACGCTGCCGGCCAACGGCAGCCAGGTCGCGACCGTGGCGTTCGACCAGACCGGCACGACGAAGATGGGCAAGTTCGTCTTCGACCACTCGTTCCAGCTGCCGAACCTCGTCTACGTCGGCGTCGCGATCGTCGTGGGTGTGGTGCTCTCCTTCCTGTTCTCGTGA
- a CDS encoding magnesium and cobalt transport protein CorA — MALIDNGVYVHGRRVETPKNLDETYRSLDAHGGIAWIGLYRPSPLEVASVAREFDLHPLAVEDALSGHQRSKVERYGDTLFAVLRPARYRDEQESIEFGELHLFVGPDFVVTIRHAESPDLAAVRRRMEAHPELLAMGPEAVFYAILDEVVDGYEPIVTGLLNDIDEIEDQLFGDSDDDALSRRIYELSREVINFQRAVHPLAGMLEWLRRGSEKYRIDEELQRSLRDVLDHVIRVNERVDSFRAILENALTVHSALVARRQTEAGLAQNDEIKKISSWAAIIFAPTLVGTVYGMNFEVMPELHWAHGYPMAIGAMAAFAVALYGVFKYKKWL; from the coding sequence ATGGCCCTCATCGACAACGGCGTGTACGTGCACGGACGCCGCGTGGAGACCCCGAAGAACCTCGACGAGACCTACCGGTCGCTCGACGCCCACGGCGGCATCGCGTGGATCGGCCTGTATCGACCGAGCCCCCTCGAGGTCGCCTCGGTCGCGCGCGAATTCGACCTGCATCCGCTCGCCGTCGAAGACGCGCTCTCGGGCCACCAGCGATCGAAGGTCGAGCGCTACGGCGACACGCTCTTCGCCGTGCTGCGCCCCGCTCGCTACCGCGACGAGCAGGAGTCGATCGAGTTCGGCGAGCTGCACCTGTTCGTCGGCCCCGACTTCGTGGTGACGATCCGGCACGCGGAGTCGCCCGACCTCGCGGCCGTCCGCCGCCGCATGGAGGCGCACCCCGAGCTGCTCGCGATGGGACCGGAGGCGGTGTTCTACGCGATCCTCGACGAGGTCGTCGACGGCTACGAGCCGATCGTCACCGGGCTGCTCAACGACATCGACGAGATCGAGGACCAGCTCTTCGGCGACAGCGACGACGACGCGCTGTCCCGGCGCATCTACGAGCTCTCGCGCGAGGTCATCAACTTCCAGCGTGCGGTGCACCCGCTCGCCGGGATGCTGGAGTGGCTCCGCCGCGGCTCGGAGAAGTACCGCATCGACGAGGAGCTGCAGCGGTCGCTGCGCGATGTGCTCGACCACGTCATCCGCGTCAACGAGCGCGTCGACTCGTTCCGGGCGATCCTCGAGAACGCCCTCACGGTGCATTCCGCTCTCGTCGCACGACGGCAGACCGAGGCGGGGCTGGCCCAGAACGACGAGATCAAGAAGATCTCCTCGTGGGCGGCGATCATCTTCGCGCCCACGCTCGTCGGCACGGTCTACGGCATGAACTTCGAGGTCATGCCCGAGCTGCACTGGGCACACGGATACCCGATGGCGATCGGAGCGATGGCCGCCTTCGCGGTCGCCCTCTACGGGGTGTTCAAGTACAAGAAGTGGTTGTGA
- a CDS encoding cytochrome C5 gives MASSLLDHLLARIVDSGLLDDPVAENGLVYGRATIDAAGAVVTVNVDPELEDDEETLDDDALLEAITRILSVSETRWRAVIDEVADDIDEAVDDEPVLEQIDLRDDLEATSVVVFADAVLIAFDAPKQFPDSRILVQLDDDLEVANIEVRDRTEVETVEVDDIDDLLDRLSGDDR, from the coding sequence ATGGCCTCGTCACTGCTCGACCACCTTCTCGCCCGCATCGTCGACAGCGGCCTTCTCGATGATCCGGTCGCCGAGAACGGTCTCGTCTACGGCCGCGCGACCATCGATGCCGCCGGCGCGGTGGTGACGGTCAACGTCGATCCCGAGCTGGAGGACGACGAGGAGACACTCGACGACGACGCGCTGCTCGAGGCGATCACGCGCATCCTGTCGGTGTCCGAGACGCGGTGGCGTGCGGTGATCGACGAGGTCGCCGACGACATCGACGAGGCTGTCGACGACGAGCCGGTGCTCGAGCAGATCGACCTGCGCGACGATCTCGAGGCCACCTCCGTGGTGGTGTTCGCCGACGCGGTGCTGATCGCCTTCGACGCGCCGAAGCAGTTCCCCGACTCGCGGATCCTCGTGCAGCTCGACGACGACCTCGAGGTCGCCAACATCGAGGTGCGCGATCGCACCGAGGTCGAGACCGTCGAGGTCGACGACATCGACGATCTGCTCGACAGGCTCAGCGGCGACGACCGCTGA
- a CDS encoding threonine/serine ThrE exporter family protein — MPVDLDRSALRQFLLGLAQGMNASAESVDRIRDTVTTVAEAYGADDTDFVVLPTIIIVETGDDEDSRVAIRSATNASFRFDQIAALYELIAQARTASVSPLDGIRRLNEIGAMRPRLGWVTRTFGHAVLTTGLALLLAPTWQGAIVAFALGAGIGLLKLVRSPTLQLIMPIAAAFVCAAAVFLLAEVIEIGDPIRLLIAPLVTFLPGGVLTTATVELASGQMISGASRLVYGFVQLALLAFGILAAGTVVGVESRTYEPLEVASSLPWWVALIGILVFALGNYLHFSAPASTFGWVLLALIVAYAGQCVGAALLGPLVGGFVGAVAMAVVVFWIGSLRHGTPVQITFLPAFWLLVPGAAGLVGLTEAVATDGGLADFMEALVSVMSIALGVLIGTALYRVVHHGAEEIVQFAVAVPTAVTDAVQPRLWERLLPWRRRRADAP; from the coding sequence ATGCCGGTGGACCTCGATCGCTCGGCCCTGCGCCAGTTCCTCCTGGGACTCGCGCAGGGCATGAACGCGTCAGCCGAGTCGGTCGACCGCATCCGCGACACGGTGACGACGGTCGCAGAGGCCTACGGCGCCGACGACACGGACTTCGTCGTGCTCCCGACGATCATCATCGTCGAGACGGGTGACGACGAGGATTCTCGCGTCGCGATCCGCTCGGCGACCAACGCGTCGTTCCGGTTCGACCAGATCGCCGCTCTGTACGAGCTGATAGCGCAGGCGCGCACGGCGTCGGTGTCGCCCCTCGACGGCATCCGTCGCCTGAACGAGATCGGAGCCATGCGACCTCGCCTGGGCTGGGTCACCCGCACGTTCGGGCACGCCGTTCTGACGACCGGCCTCGCCCTGCTGCTCGCTCCGACCTGGCAGGGAGCGATCGTCGCGTTCGCCCTGGGGGCGGGCATCGGTCTGCTCAAGCTCGTGCGCTCTCCCACTCTGCAGCTGATCATGCCGATCGCGGCGGCGTTCGTCTGCGCGGCCGCGGTGTTCCTGCTCGCCGAGGTCATCGAGATCGGCGATCCGATCCGCCTGCTCATCGCGCCGTTGGTCACGTTCCTTCCCGGGGGCGTGCTCACCACGGCGACCGTGGAGCTCGCGTCGGGGCAGATGATCTCCGGCGCCTCCCGCCTGGTCTACGGCTTCGTGCAGCTGGCGCTGCTCGCCTTCGGCATCCTCGCGGCCGGCACCGTCGTGGGTGTCGAGTCCCGCACCTACGAGCCGCTCGAAGTGGCGTCCTCGCTGCCGTGGTGGGTCGCGTTGATCGGCATCCTGGTCTTCGCGCTCGGCAACTACCTGCATTTCTCCGCACCCGCCTCGACGTTCGGCTGGGTGCTGCTCGCGCTCATCGTCGCCTATGCCGGACAGTGTGTGGGGGCGGCGTTGCTGGGCCCCCTCGTGGGCGGCTTCGTCGGCGCCGTCGCGATGGCCGTCGTGGTGTTCTGGATCGGTTCACTGCGGCACGGCACACCGGTGCAGATCACCTTCCTGCCGGCGTTCTGGCTGCTGGTTCCGGGGGCTGCGGGGCTGGTCGGGCTCACCGAGGCCGTCGCCACCGACGGCGGACTCGCCGACTTCATGGAGGCGCTCGTCTCGGTCATGTCGATCGCGCTCGGCGTTCTGATCGGCACCGCGCTCTACCGCGTCGTGCACCATGGCGCGGAGGAGATCGTGCAGTTCGCGGTCGCGGTGCCGACGGCGGTGACGGATGCCGTGCAGCCGCGCCTGTGGGAGCGACTGCTGCCGTGGCGGCGGAGAAGGGCCGACGCGCCCTAG
- a CDS encoding SGNH/GDSL hydrolase family protein, translating to MPNADAPASAASDLSRIAASLVGPDPLNWVITGDSITHGLVHTQGGRSYAEHLHELIRGELARTRDAVINTAISGHRITDILDDWDRRVASWQPDIVTLMIGTNDMATGPGQVTVEPAAFAASLREFVSRVRASGAVPVLQTPPSIDVANAPGRERIIEFADAVREVAASEDVILVDQHARFTELGNGGVPWGLMGDPFHPNAAGHAALALELANALDICPPHDRDRTLPLLEAQVAMARLNA from the coding sequence GTGCCGAATGCAGACGCCCCCGCCTCCGCCGCATCCGACCTCAGCCGCATCGCGGCGTCGCTCGTCGGCCCCGATCCGCTGAACTGGGTCATCACCGGCGACTCGATCACCCACGGACTCGTCCACACGCAGGGCGGTCGCAGCTATGCCGAGCATCTGCACGAGCTGATCCGCGGCGAACTCGCGCGCACCCGTGACGCCGTCATCAACACCGCGATCAGCGGGCACCGAATCACCGACATCCTGGACGACTGGGATCGCCGCGTCGCGTCCTGGCAGCCGGACATCGTCACCCTCATGATCGGCACGAACGACATGGCGACCGGCCCCGGTCAGGTCACCGTCGAGCCCGCCGCGTTCGCCGCCTCGCTGCGCGAGTTCGTCTCGCGAGTGCGCGCGTCCGGCGCTGTTCCGGTGCTGCAGACCCCGCCGTCGATCGACGTGGCGAACGCACCCGGGCGCGAGCGGATCATCGAGTTCGCGGATGCCGTGCGCGAGGTCGCCGCATCGGAGGACGTGATCCTCGTCGACCAGCACGCCCGTTTCACCGAGCTCGGCAACGGCGGTGTGCCGTGGGGGCTGATGGGCGACCCGTTCCACCCGAACGCCGCGGGTCATGCCGCACTGGCGCTCGAGCTCGCGAACGCGCTCGACATCTGCCCGCCGCACGACCGCGACCGCACCCTGCCGCTGCTCGAGGCGCAGGTCGCGATGGCGCGCCTCAACGCCTGA
- a CDS encoding serine hydrolase domain-containing protein has product MTTPSIPSPDLQDRQSAADAPRRRPTRAILAVIGVAAVVGVALGAAIGPQQQTVSASTAGDEALADRIRSLPGSLDSFRALSVAEIGPDGAVFAGLGDADPSHTGAPTADTVFELGSITKTFTGALFADAIERGEVSADDQLAEHLPDLEGTAAGEVTLASLSQHSSGLPGLGATAEAEALSGVLLNENPYATTTTEQLIADAAVAPVDPDQGSVYSNFAVSLLGTALVEAADADDYAALLRERITEPLGMDDTVVTATADEVPADAVPGFLINGVPAPRWWGEGYLPAGASTFTTAADLALWAQANLDGTAPGSAALDPTAPMGEGAEIGWGWITSASFDGDGLQTWHNGGTGGFRTMLTLNREAGTAFLALSNTVTPADYIAMSYVSGAPIPAVDSASVGIAWGIFGLALLLSLVALIRAFRGKALLPSIGDLIWAAFGLLLLWHSGPWFSVGGWLWGIAFAPALAAIGILVLRGSRARLPFLPRRRAWCWWAVAVLGAVLTVGVTFLW; this is encoded by the coding sequence GTGACCACCCCCTCGATCCCGTCCCCAGACCTGCAGGACCGCCAGAGCGCAGCGGATGCCCCGCGCCGCCGCCCCACGCGAGCGATCCTCGCCGTGATCGGCGTCGCTGCGGTCGTCGGCGTCGCACTCGGTGCGGCGATCGGTCCGCAGCAGCAGACGGTCAGCGCGTCGACCGCAGGCGATGAGGCGCTCGCCGACCGCATCCGCTCGCTTCCCGGCAGTCTCGACAGCTTCCGGGCGCTCTCGGTCGCTGAGATCGGCCCGGACGGAGCGGTCTTCGCCGGGCTCGGCGACGCCGACCCGTCACACACTGGAGCCCCGACCGCCGACACGGTGTTCGAGCTCGGATCCATCACCAAGACCTTCACCGGCGCACTCTTCGCCGACGCGATCGAGCGCGGAGAGGTCAGCGCCGACGATCAGCTCGCCGAACATCTTCCCGACCTCGAGGGCACGGCCGCAGGCGAGGTGACCCTCGCGTCGCTGTCGCAGCACTCGTCGGGGCTGCCCGGACTCGGCGCCACGGCGGAGGCGGAGGCACTGAGCGGCGTCCTCCTCAACGAGAACCCCTACGCGACCACGACGACCGAGCAGCTGATCGCCGACGCCGCAGTCGCCCCGGTCGACCCCGATCAGGGGTCGGTCTATTCGAACTTCGCCGTCTCTCTGCTCGGAACGGCGCTGGTCGAGGCAGCGGATGCCGACGACTACGCGGCCCTGCTGAGGGAGCGCATCACGGAACCGCTCGGCATGGACGACACGGTCGTCACGGCGACGGCCGACGAGGTGCCGGCTGATGCCGTGCCCGGATTCCTGATCAACGGCGTCCCCGCTCCTCGGTGGTGGGGAGAGGGCTACCTGCCCGCCGGCGCGTCGACGTTCACCACCGCGGCAGACCTCGCGCTGTGGGCGCAGGCCAACCTCGACGGCACCGCCCCAGGCTCAGCAGCCCTCGACCCGACCGCGCCCATGGGAGAGGGGGCTGAGATCGGATGGGGATGGATCACGTCGGCATCGTTCGACGGCGACGGCCTGCAGACCTGGCACAACGGCGGAACCGGGGGATTCCGCACCATGCTCACCCTCAATCGGGAGGCCGGCACCGCCTTCCTCGCGCTGTCGAACACCGTGACCCCGGCCGACTACATCGCCATGTCGTATGTGTCGGGCGCGCCGATTCCCGCGGTCGACAGCGCATCCGTCGGCATCGCGTGGGGCATCTTCGGGCTCGCACTGCTGTTGAGCCTGGTCGCCCTGATCCGCGCGTTCCGCGGGAAGGCGCTGCTGCCGTCGATCGGCGACCTGATCTGGGCGGCCTTCGGCCTCCTGCTGCTCTGGCACAGCGGACCGTGGTTCTCCGTCGGCGGCTGGCTGTGGGGCATCGCCTTCGCGCCGGCGCTCGCCGCGATCGGCATCCTCGTCCTCCGTGGGTCGCGGGCTCGCCTGCCCTTCCTCCCTCGCCGGCGGGCGTGGTGCTGGTGGGCGGTCGCCGTGCTCGGAGCGGTGCTCACCGTGGGCGTCACGTTCCTCTGGTGA
- a CDS encoding Type 1 glutamine amidotransferase-like domain-containing protein yields MATGAGKAMMERRNDPTHDYILGLTRKKRPRVLFVGTATGDDAAYIVSFYSTYDSDRCAPHHLPLFHRSVDDLAGFVKGFDVIHVGGGNTANMLDVWKRQGLDEIMREMWEDPDSNVVFTGGSAGGICWFEGGTTDSYGPTLQVLPEGLGFLHGSFCPHYDAEDQRRPLFHASLLSGELATGYAVGNLQSLHFENSEFVTAISPVENALALRVEAIDGKIVETELATEILTGSGPITKGPST; encoded by the coding sequence GTGGCAACAGGTGCAGGCAAGGCGATGATGGAGCGCCGGAACGATCCGACGCACGACTACATCCTCGGGCTCACTCGAAAGAAGAGACCGCGCGTGCTGTTCGTCGGCACCGCGACCGGCGACGACGCGGCCTACATCGTGAGTTTCTACTCGACGTATGACTCCGACCGCTGCGCGCCGCATCACCTGCCGCTCTTCCACCGCTCGGTCGACGACCTCGCGGGCTTCGTGAAGGGATTCGACGTCATCCACGTCGGCGGCGGCAACACGGCGAACATGCTCGACGTGTGGAAGCGGCAGGGCCTCGACGAGATCATGCGCGAGATGTGGGAGGACCCCGACTCGAACGTCGTCTTCACCGGAGGCAGCGCCGGCGGCATCTGCTGGTTCGAGGGCGGCACGACCGACAGCTACGGACCCACGCTGCAGGTGCTCCCCGAAGGGCTCGGATTCCTGCACGGCAGCTTCTGCCCGCACTACGACGCCGAGGATCAGCGCCGCCCGCTGTTCCACGCATCGCTGCTGAGCGGCGAGCTCGCCACGGGATACGCGGTCGGCAACCTGCAGTCACTGCACTTCGAGAACTCCGAGTTCGTGACGGCGATCAGCCCGGTCGAGAACGCGCTCGCCCTGCGCGTCGAAGCCATCGACGGCAAGATCGTCGAGACAGAGCTGGCCACCGAGATCCTCACCGGCTCTGGCCCCATCACGAAGGGGCCGTCGACATGA
- a CDS encoding SDR family NAD(P)-dependent oxidoreductase: MTPKTVVLTGASDGIGAAAARQLTASGHRLVLVGRSVEKTRAVAADTGAEWFTADFARLDDVRELATKIAGTVGDGGIDVLANNAGGIFGDQTPTIDGFEKTLQVNHLAPFLLTNLLLPQLRAGRASIINTSSVAHRLFARLDIDDLDNRKNFSANRAYGDAKLANVLFTKSLHTKFHGEGLSSVAFHPGTVQTNFASDSNTLMRFVYRTPLKRLLLISSEKGGSTLSWFIEGTPDETWISGEYYDERVLTRRVNPRIEDAALAEALWQKSAELVGISA, from the coding sequence GTGACCCCGAAGACGGTCGTGCTCACCGGAGCATCCGACGGCATCGGCGCAGCCGCAGCGCGCCAGCTCACCGCATCCGGTCACCGACTCGTCCTCGTCGGCCGCTCTGTCGAGAAGACGCGGGCGGTGGCCGCCGATACCGGTGCCGAGTGGTTCACCGCCGACTTCGCCAGACTCGACGACGTGCGCGAGCTCGCGACGAAGATCGCCGGCACCGTGGGCGACGGCGGGATAGACGTGCTCGCGAACAACGCCGGTGGCATCTTCGGCGATCAGACCCCGACGATCGACGGCTTCGAGAAGACCCTGCAGGTGAACCACCTGGCGCCGTTCCTGCTGACGAACCTGCTGCTGCCCCAGCTGCGCGCCGGCCGCGCGTCGATCATCAACACGTCGAGCGTCGCGCACCGCCTGTTCGCGCGGCTGGACATCGACGACCTCGACAATCGCAAGAACTTCAGCGCGAACAGGGCCTATGGCGACGCGAAGCTCGCCAACGTGCTGTTCACGAAGAGTCTGCACACCAAGTTCCACGGCGAGGGCCTGAGCTCGGTCGCCTTTCACCCCGGCACCGTGCAGACGAACTTCGCCTCGGACTCGAACACGCTCATGCGGTTCGTCTACCGCACCCCGCTCAAGCGTCTGCTGCTGATCAGCAGCGAGAAGGGCGGCAGCACGCTGAGCTGGTTCATCGAGGGAACACCCGACGAGACCTGGATCTCGGGCGAGTACTACGACGAGCGGGTGCTGACGCGTCGCGTGAATCCGCGCATCGAGGATGCCGCACTCGCCGAGGCGCTGTGGCAGAAGAGCGCCGAACTCGTCGGCATCAGCGCCTGA
- a CDS encoding spermidine synthase — MITRFEELDWQKTPIGELTLRRRTEPAVGQEIYEVRLGDEYLMSSLFTVAEEELSNLGLAAVGGDGLSVLVGGLGLGYTAVAALRDERVASLTVVDRLGAVISWHQRRLLPVSAELVDDPRTSLVEDDFFALVRAAPRGDHPGYSAILLDVDHSPRHRLDPTHADLYTADGLRALDRHLAAAGVFALWSDDPPDEDFMGLMHAVFDDAVAHVVDFANAVTGGTSSNTVYVARSRRTADADATAGHAQKVAS; from the coding sequence GTGATCACCCGATTCGAAGAGCTCGACTGGCAGAAGACCCCGATCGGCGAGCTGACGCTGCGCCGACGCACCGAGCCTGCAGTCGGCCAGGAGATCTACGAGGTCAGGCTCGGCGACGAATACCTCATGTCGAGCCTGTTCACGGTGGCCGAGGAGGAGCTCTCGAACCTGGGTCTGGCCGCTGTCGGCGGCGACGGTCTCTCGGTCCTCGTCGGAGGGCTCGGGCTCGGATACACCGCGGTCGCCGCACTGCGAGACGAGCGCGTGGCTTCGCTCACCGTGGTCGATCGGCTCGGCGCCGTGATCAGCTGGCACCAGCGCCGCCTGCTGCCCGTGTCGGCAGAGCTCGTCGACGACCCGCGCACCAGTCTGGTCGAAGACGACTTCTTCGCCCTGGTCCGGGCAGCACCCCGTGGAGACCACCCCGGATACTCCGCGATACTGCTGGACGTCGACCACTCGCCGCGCCACCGACTCGACCCCACGCACGCCGACCTCTACACGGCGGACGGCCTGCGCGCACTCGACCGGCACCTCGCCGCCGCCGGCGTCTTCGCCCTGTGGTCGGACGATCCACCCGACGAGGACTTCATGGGCCTGATGCACGCCGTGTTCGATGATGCGGTCGCCCACGTGGTCGACTTCGCGAACGCCGTCACGGGCGGCACCTCCTCGAACACCGTCTATGTCGCGCGCAGCCGCCGCACGGCGGATGCGGATGCGACCGCCGGGCATGCGCAGAAGGTGGCCTCGTGA
- a CDS encoding ArsR/SmtB family transcription factor — translation MEPDDRSTIERRLADLEHEVARLSALAAHVPAPADRAESGAEAGAEPQAADAVPEPTGADDPLWFVNELGRRAPGAVMMAGAVETQAGPVRWQYGLHAEGLLAHDWSDLARPLEALGHPARIELVRQVMRGAHTTAELLQLEHLASSGQLYHHLRQLVTAGWLVSPRRGYYEVPAARVVPLLVLTMIASS, via the coding sequence ATGGAACCCGACGACCGGAGCACGATCGAGCGCCGACTGGCCGACCTCGAGCACGAGGTCGCACGGCTGTCCGCACTCGCTGCTCACGTCCCCGCACCCGCTGATCGTGCGGAATCGGGTGCGGAAGCGGGTGCGGAACCGCAGGCGGCGGATGCTGTGCCCGAGCCGACCGGCGCCGACGATCCGCTCTGGTTCGTGAACGAGCTCGGACGCCGTGCGCCCGGCGCGGTGATGATGGCCGGTGCGGTCGAGACGCAGGCGGGGCCGGTGCGCTGGCAGTACGGCCTGCACGCCGAAGGGCTGCTCGCGCACGACTGGAGCGATCTCGCCCGTCCGCTCGAAGCCCTGGGGCACCCGGCGCGCATCGAGCTCGTGCGCCAGGTGATGCGCGGAGCGCACACGACGGCCGAGCTGCTGCAGCTCGAGCACCTCGCCTCGTCGGGCCAGCTCTACCACCACCTGCGGCAGCTCGTCACTGCGGGGTGGCTCGTCTCTCCGCGCCGCGGGTACTACGAGGTGCCGGCCGCCCGCGTGGTGCCCCTTCTCGTCCTGACCATGATCGCTTCGAGCTGA
- a CDS encoding TraR/DksA family transcriptional regulator has translation MTPDVRARLEELRAQAAERVAATGATLAELMHDREGSNDDDEHDPEGVTLSSEWSRLTGLAEAAASELAQVDDAIARWDAGTYGICANCGRPIPQARLEVRPFATHCVACAEKLGL, from the coding sequence ATGACCCCTGATGTCCGTGCTCGCCTCGAAGAGCTGCGCGCCCAGGCGGCAGAGCGGGTCGCAGCGACCGGGGCCACCCTCGCCGAGCTGATGCACGACCGGGAGGGGTCGAACGACGACGACGAGCACGACCCCGAGGGCGTCACGCTCTCGTCGGAGTGGTCACGGCTGACGGGGCTCGCCGAGGCGGCGGCATCCGAACTCGCGCAGGTCGACGATGCGATCGCTCGGTGGGATGCCGGCACCTACGGCATCTGCGCGAACTGCGGCCGCCCGATTCCGCAGGCTCGTCTCGAGGTCCGCCCGTTCGCGACGCACTGCGTCGCCTGTGCCGAGAAGCTCGGCCTCTGA